In Mycobacterium sp. 050128, one genomic interval encodes:
- a CDS encoding nitroreductase family deazaflavin-dependent oxidoreductase produces MEKPKSLNSPVVGFFIKWMSKGNTWIYKRSNGKLGGVFQKAPVALLTTTGRKTGEPRVSPLLYLREGNRVILVASRGGSDKHPMWYLNLKANPKVSVQIKDEVLQLTARDATEAEREEYWPKLDAMYPSFGDYRSWTERVIPVVICDP; encoded by the coding sequence ATGGAAAAACCCAAATCTCTCAACTCACCCGTCGTCGGCTTCTTCATCAAGTGGATGTCGAAGGGCAACACGTGGATCTACAAGCGCAGCAACGGAAAACTCGGCGGCGTGTTCCAGAAGGCGCCAGTCGCTCTGCTCACCACGACCGGGCGCAAGACCGGTGAGCCCCGGGTGAGCCCGCTGCTCTACCTGCGCGAGGGCAACCGCGTGATCCTGGTCGCGTCGAGGGGCGGTAGCGACAAGCACCCGATGTGGTACCTCAACCTCAAGGCCAATCCCAAAGTCTCGGTGCAGATTAAGGACGAAGTCCTGCAGTTGACGGCACGCGATGCCACCGAGGCGGAGCGGGAAGAATATTGGCCGAAGTTGGACGCCATGTACCCGTCATTCGGCGACTACCGGTCGTGGACCGAGCGGGTGATCCCGGTCGTCATCTGCGACCCCTAG
- a CDS encoding MDR family MFS transporter, with the protein MTRPAAPSISDSAARFPCTPTISPTRRGVIFAALSLGVLIAAMDQAMVVPALPTIVEDLGGSGQQSWAVAAYLLGGIVVVPAAGKLGDLLGRKRVLESAVVVFLIGSVLCASSETMTMLALSRVVQGIGAGATSVTAAALVGEVFPIRDRGSYQGILGAVFGVATVAGPLLGGFFTDYLNWRWAFWVNVPTSIAVLAVAAATIPALPRRPKPAIDYVGIVVIALATTALIMATSWGGTTYPWGSAPIIALFVGAAVALLVFVRVESRAPAGILPPRLFRSPVFSVCSLLSLLVGFAMLGALTFVPMYLRYVGGVSPTTSGLRTLPMVVGLLTTSLAAGTLVGRTGRYKIFPLAGTALMAIGFLLMARMDESTPWLVQFCYLVILGAGIGFSMQVLILIVQSTSRFEDLGLATSGVTFFRLVGGAFGAAIFGALFANFLNRRIGSTLASRGVPVEAMHSPAALHRLPQDVAASVVRAYAGSLGQVFLCAAFIALVGFVLALFLREAPLNAIHDSPSCLGDGFAVPRIKTPQDVLEIAVGRLLDEAPELPLGDLAEQPGCTLDVAGLWGVLRIYQYERWFEAARLADIATHLHLPPQVLQPLFDRLVETGYASRDGDRLALTADGLRHVDSLAGLVRRRLVEHLAVSSGSVELPDDEEFDAALRRIADGVLVQRDWDDDLDRLAVSGSVTAPVSR; encoded by the coding sequence ATGACGAGACCAGCCGCACCCTCGATTTCCGATTCCGCGGCCCGATTCCCCTGCACACCGACCATCAGCCCGACGCGACGCGGCGTCATTTTCGCGGCGCTTTCGCTCGGTGTGTTGATCGCGGCGATGGACCAGGCAATGGTGGTGCCCGCATTGCCGACGATCGTGGAAGACCTGGGCGGCTCCGGTCAGCAATCGTGGGCCGTGGCCGCTTATCTGCTCGGGGGCATCGTCGTCGTACCGGCAGCCGGCAAGCTCGGGGACCTGTTGGGCCGCAAGCGGGTGCTGGAAAGTGCCGTCGTGGTCTTTCTGATCGGCTCGGTGCTGTGCGCGTCCTCCGAAACGATGACCATGTTGGCACTTTCGCGGGTGGTGCAGGGTATCGGCGCGGGGGCGACGTCAGTGACCGCCGCGGCACTGGTCGGTGAGGTGTTCCCGATCCGGGACCGCGGCAGCTATCAGGGCATCCTCGGGGCGGTTTTCGGCGTCGCCACCGTCGCCGGCCCGTTGCTCGGCGGCTTCTTCACCGACTACCTGAACTGGCGGTGGGCCTTCTGGGTCAACGTGCCGACGTCCATCGCGGTTCTCGCGGTAGCCGCCGCGACTATCCCCGCGCTGCCCCGGCGCCCGAAACCGGCCATCGATTACGTCGGCATCGTGGTGATCGCCCTGGCCACTACGGCTTTGATCATGGCCACGAGTTGGGGCGGAACCACGTATCCGTGGGGCTCGGCGCCAATCATCGCGCTGTTCGTCGGTGCCGCGGTGGCGCTGCTCGTCTTCGTCCGGGTGGAAAGCCGGGCCCCCGCGGGCATCCTGCCGCCCCGACTGTTTCGCAGCCCGGTGTTCTCGGTGTGCTCCCTGCTGTCGTTGCTGGTCGGTTTCGCCATGTTGGGCGCGCTCACTTTCGTGCCCATGTACCTGCGCTACGTCGGCGGTGTCTCGCCGACCACCTCGGGCCTGCGCACGCTGCCCATGGTGGTCGGGCTGCTGACCACCTCGCTGGCCGCGGGCACCCTGGTCGGCCGGACCGGCCGGTACAAGATCTTTCCGCTCGCCGGCACGGCATTGATGGCCATCGGCTTCTTGCTGATGGCGCGGATGGACGAGTCGACGCCCTGGCTGGTGCAGTTCTGCTACCTCGTCATCCTGGGTGCCGGGATCGGCTTCTCCATGCAGGTGCTGATCCTGATCGTGCAAAGCACTTCCCGTTTCGAGGACCTGGGCCTGGCCACCTCGGGCGTGACGTTCTTCCGTTTGGTCGGCGGGGCTTTCGGCGCGGCGATATTCGGCGCGCTGTTCGCCAACTTCCTGAACCGGCGCATCGGCTCAACCTTGGCGTCCCGTGGCGTGCCCGTCGAGGCCATGCATTCGCCGGCCGCTCTGCATCGGCTCCCCCAGGACGTCGCGGCCTCGGTGGTGCGGGCGTACGCCGGGTCGCTGGGGCAAGTGTTTCTGTGCGCGGCCTTCATCGCGCTGGTGGGATTCGTCCTCGCGCTGTTTCTGCGCGAGGCTCCCCTGAACGCGATCCATGACAGCCCGAGCTGCCTGGGAGACGGCTTCGCGGTGCCGAGAATCAAGACGCCCCAGGATGTTTTGGAGATCGCGGTCGGACGCCTGCTGGACGAGGCACCTGAGCTGCCATTGGGCGATCTCGCCGAGCAGCCGGGTTGTACGCTCGACGTCGCCGGGCTGTGGGGAGTGTTGCGGATTTACCAGTACGAGCGATGGTTCGAGGCGGCCCGACTCGCCGACATCGCCACACACCTCCACCTACCCCCTCAAGTTCTCCAACCCCTCTTCGACCGCCTCGTCGAAACCGGTTATGCGTCACGCGACGGCGACCGGCTCGCCCTGACCGCGGACGGACTGCGGCACGTCGACTCCCTGGCGGGCCTCGTCCGGCGGCGGCTCGTCGAGCATCTGGCCGTGTCGTCTGGGTCCGTGGAGCTTCCCGATGACGAGGAGTTCGACGCCGCCCTGCGGCGCATCGCCGATGGTGTTCTGGTGCAACGTGATTGGGATGACGACCTCGATCGGCTGGCGGTGTCCGGCAGCGTTACCGCACCGGTTAGCCGGTGA
- a CDS encoding steroid 3-ketoacyl-CoA thiolase has protein sequence MGNPVIVEATRSPIGKRNGWLSGLHATELLGATQKALVEKAGSSSGFQAGDVEQVIGGCVTQFGEQSNNITRVSWLVAGLPDHVGATTVDCQCGSSQQANGLIAGLIAAGAIDIGIACGIEAMSRVGLGANAGPDRGILRPASWDIDLPDQFTAAERIAKRRGITREDIDQFGFDSQRKAQRAWAEGRFEREISGIEAPVLDENKRPTSDRHVVTKDQGLRETTLEGLASLKPVIEGGIHTAGTSSQISDGAAAVLWMDEDKAKALGLKPRARIISQALVGAEPYYHLDGPVQSTAKVLEKAGMKMGDIDITEINEAFASVVLSWARVHNPDMDKVNVNGGAIALGHPVGSTGSRLITTALHELERTDQTTALITMCAGGALSTGTIIERI, from the coding sequence ATGGGTAACCCTGTCATCGTCGAAGCCACTCGCAGCCCCATCGGCAAGCGAAACGGTTGGCTGTCCGGTCTGCACGCCACCGAGTTGCTCGGGGCTACGCAGAAGGCTCTCGTGGAGAAAGCCGGTAGCTCGTCTGGTTTCCAAGCCGGCGACGTCGAACAAGTCATCGGCGGCTGCGTCACGCAGTTCGGCGAGCAGTCCAACAACATCACGCGCGTCAGTTGGCTCGTCGCCGGCCTGCCCGACCACGTCGGCGCGACGACCGTCGACTGCCAGTGCGGCAGCAGCCAGCAGGCCAACGGCCTGATCGCCGGGCTGATCGCCGCCGGTGCCATCGACATCGGCATCGCGTGCGGCATCGAGGCGATGAGCCGGGTCGGGCTGGGCGCCAACGCGGGCCCCGACCGCGGGATCCTGCGGCCGGCGTCGTGGGACATCGATCTGCCGGATCAGTTCACCGCCGCCGAGCGCATCGCCAAGCGTCGCGGCATCACGCGTGAGGACATCGACCAGTTCGGTTTCGACTCGCAGCGCAAGGCCCAGCGGGCGTGGGCCGAAGGCCGGTTCGAACGCGAGATCAGCGGCATCGAGGCGCCCGTGCTCGACGAGAACAAGCGGCCGACCAGCGATCGTCACGTCGTGACCAAGGACCAGGGCCTGCGCGAGACAACGCTGGAGGGCCTGGCGTCGCTGAAGCCGGTGATCGAGGGCGGGATCCACACGGCGGGTACGTCGTCGCAGATCTCCGACGGCGCGGCGGCGGTGCTGTGGATGGACGAGGACAAGGCCAAGGCGCTGGGCCTGAAGCCGCGGGCCCGCATCATCAGCCAGGCGCTGGTCGGCGCCGAGCCCTACTACCACCTGGACGGCCCAGTGCAGTCGACGGCCAAGGTGCTGGAAAAGGCCGGCATGAAGATGGGCGACATCGACATCACCGAGATCAACGAGGCGTTCGCCTCGGTGGTGCTGTCCTGGGCGCGGGTGCACAACCCCGACATGGACAAGGTCAACGTCAACGGCGGCGCGATCGCGCTCGGCCACCCGGTCGGCAGCACCGGCAGCCGCCTGATCACCACGGCGCTGCACGAACTGGAGCGCACGGATCAGACCACCGCGCTGATCACGATGTGCGCGGGCGGCGCGCTGTCCACCGGCACCATCATCGAACGCATCTAA